Part of the Sporomusa termitida genome, GACAGCTGACTGGGTACGCCTGCCCTATGAAGTCCTTGATGCAATCTCGCGGCGTATTGTCAATGAAGTCAAAGGGGTAAACCGGATTGTTTATGATATTACCTCTAAACCACCTTCTACAATCGAGTGGGAATAGGATAAGTGTCGTAGGGCACTGCCATTTATCCGCCAAAGGGCAAAATGGCTTAGCCTGCCCGACATAGACAAAAAGACCTTGCAGAAGCTTTTCGAAGCTTCCTTGCAGGGTCTTTTTTTATCCTCAACCTGCGTAAATACTGGAATGTTCTGCTTTTCGAAAAGAAAGTCACCATGGAGTGGCGGGCATACCTGGCAAAGCCAGGGAGAATATAGGAAAATGCCCTTTGGAGAATAAATGGCAGTGCCCCACGACATGGTGATATTTTCTTTTTGGCTTTTTGGGAAAAAGCATAATGCTGTGATTTCCATGGATGTTGGCTTGAAACGCCCGTAACATGGGGCGGAAGCGCATATTCATGATTTTCTGTTTCCCAAAAATCTAATCTCCAATTCCCCCAAAACCGTCCATTTTCATTTTGGGGAAGTGTTTTTGGGAAAATGGAGTCAAGCAGCAGAGCGTTCCACACAAGGAGGTTTTGCAAGGTGAGGAAGAAAAATTTCAAGGGGCGTTGTGAGAAGCGTGTCATTGCCAAGTGCAGTGAGGTATGTAGGACATATGACGCCATACAGTACGCCTATGCGGATGTTCTGCAAGCGAGTGATGAAGTAAAAGAGATCAAGTGTAATGTCCCGCTTGATGGGCGGGACATTAACGAATACACATCGGATTTCATTTGCGTCAAGTCTGATAATGATTTGATGGTGCGTGAATGTGTATTCCGTAAGTTTCTGATGAAGCCGCTTACGGTCAAGCTACTGGATGCCTCAAGGGAATACTGGTTAAGGCATGGGGTCACAGATTGGAGGCTAGTCATTGATGAAGAAAAATGATTTGTTCAAGGACGGTAACAACATTATCAGGGTTTTAGAGGTAAAGCCTGACAAAATCCTCATTATCGACTGCATCAAAAGGACTATGCCCGTATGGGTGGAATCTTCGGTTTTGGATTCCTTCTCTGGCTGCACTGATGAAGTACTGAACGAGGTAATGAATTTTACTGCTGCTGATATTGATGCTTTGGATGCTGACCAGAGAAAAGCAATGTATGACCGTTACACGTTGATTGCACCGATCCTCCCTTTTATAGCGGATGAAAGAATGCGTTCTAAAGTTATCGGTTCCACTGCTATAGAACACAACATATCAAAGCAAACCATTAGGATCTATTTATGCCTGTATCTGGTCTATATGAATATAACAGTTCTTGCCTCAAGGAAGCGTCTGGATGATGATTTAGAGCTCACACAAGATGAAAAAAATATACGATGGGCTTTGAATAAATTCTTCTATACCACGAAAAAGCAATCTCTTATGACTGCTTATACCATGATGCTGAAAGAGAAGTATTGTGACAGTATGGATGTTCTGTCAAACGCATACCCGACTTTTTATCAATTTCGTTACTTCTATCGTAAAACAAAAAAGATGCAGAACTTTTATATTTCCAGAGACGGATTGAAGAGTTACCAGAGAAACAACAGGCCTCTTATTGGCGATGGTATACAATCGTTTGCTCCTGTCATTGGCGTTGGTATGCTGGATTCTACTGTATGCGATATTTACCTCATCAATGATGCTGGCAATCTTGTGGGCAGACCCATTCTAACGGCCTGTATTGACGCTTACAGTGGTTTATGTTGCGGGTATGTCCTATCATGGGCGGGTGGCGTGTATAGCCTTAGGGGGCTGATGTTGAACATTATAGCGGATAAAGCCGCTTGGTGTAAGCAGTTTGGTATTTCTATGAATGCAGAGGATTGGTTTTGTGACAAACTTCCTGCTACGTTGGTTACGGATATGGGGAGTGAATACAAATCTGAAAACTTTGAGCAAATTGCAGAGCTGGGCGTTAAAGTAATTAATCTCCCCTCGTATAGACCTGAATTGAAAGGCATGGTGGAAAAATTCTTTGATGTGATTCAGGCAACCTATAAAAAGCACCTGAAAGGAAAAGGTGTGATTGAGCCTGATTATCAAGAACGGGGAGCACATGATTACAGGAAAGATGCCTGCATGACCATGACGGACTTTGAGAAGATTATTCTTCACTGTATCATTTATTACAATTCCCAGCGGATAATTGAAAATTTCCCCTATACGGAAGCCATGATTGCCGCGAATGTGAAACCCTATGCAAGCTGTATCTGGAACTGGGGTAGATCCCAAATGGGAGCCAATTTAATTGAAGTAGGCACTAAAGAGCTTATTCTTACCCTTCTGCCGAGAACTACGGGTAAGTTCAGCAGGTTTGGCCTGAAAGTCAATAAAATGCGTTATCACTGTGACGGGTATACAGAGCAGTATCTTAAAGGCGGTGAGGCTACAGTTGCTTATAATCCAGAGGACGTTACTTCTGTATGGTTGTTGGAAAATGGAATATATGCCAAGTTTACCATTATTGAATCCAGATTTGAGGGTAAAGATTTGACTGCTGTACAGAGTTTACAGATAGCTCAGAGAGACATTGCCAAAGGAGCCAACCAGGATAATCTACAGGCTCAGATTAATCTTGTGCGGCATATTGAGGCAATCGCTGGCAGCGTCAGGAGCAGTGCCGATGTAAGCGTTAAGAATATCCAAGATAACCGCAAGCGTGAACAGCGTAAGCAACATAGAAACTATATGAAAGGAGCCAAGCCATGACAAATCTTTCAGATATCATCAACGTCCTGCCTCGCATGAAATCAGGGAATGAGTTGATAACTGCATTGGAAGTATTGCCAGGGTACAATTCTGAAATCCGTAATGGTGATGTTTCCGTAAGGCTTATGGCGTTATCGGACTTATACAGGGTGTATATTCCCTCGCAAATGTCGCTGGAAATCTACAGCAAACTGTATCTGGCCCTCTTGCGTTCTATGCAAAAAAAGGGAACGAAGCTGGCGGTTCAGCAGCAGAATCAGAACTACAGAGCTATCATGCAACAGGAATACAGCGGCATCATGGGCGGCTCTGACAGCTTTACGATCATTG contains:
- a CDS encoding DDE-type integrase/transposase/recombinase, which translates into the protein MKKNDLFKDGNNIIRVLEVKPDKILIIDCIKRTMPVWVESSVLDSFSGCTDEVLNEVMNFTAADIDALDADQRKAMYDRYTLIAPILPFIADERMRSKVIGSTAIEHNISKQTIRIYLCLYLVYMNITVLASRKRLDDDLELTQDEKNIRWALNKFFYTTKKQSLMTAYTMMLKEKYCDSMDVLSNAYPTFYQFRYFYRKTKKMQNFYISRDGLKSYQRNNRPLIGDGIQSFAPVIGVGMLDSTVCDIYLINDAGNLVGRPILTACIDAYSGLCCGYVLSWAGGVYSLRGLMLNIIADKAAWCKQFGISMNAEDWFCDKLPATLVTDMGSEYKSENFEQIAELGVKVINLPSYRPELKGMVEKFFDVIQATYKKHLKGKGVIEPDYQERGAHDYRKDACMTMTDFEKIILHCIIYYNSQRIIENFPYTEAMIAANVKPYASCIWNWGRSQMGANLIEVGTKELILTLLPRTTGKFSRFGLKVNKMRYHCDGYTEQYLKGGEATVAYNPEDVTSVWLLENGIYAKFTIIESRFEGKDLTAVQSLQIAQRDIAKGANQDNLQAQINLVRHIEAIAGSVRSSADVSVKNIQDNRKREQRKQHRNYMKGAKP